In the Corythoichthys intestinalis isolate RoL2023-P3 chromosome 12, ASM3026506v1, whole genome shotgun sequence genome, one interval contains:
- the ssb gene encoding lupus La protein, giving the protein MSEEMSPIELKVARQIEYYFGDHNLPRDKFLKEQLQLDDGWVPLVTMLKFNRLKSITSNIIISALQKSKSGLLEISEDKTKIRRSLEKPLPEINDEYKDALKHKSVYMKGFPLGTTLDEIQEWLNTKGNVENIQMRKDMERQFKGSVFICFDTEESSKQFLERSDIKTFKDNELLVLTREAYHAKKAEERKQHKAETKAKVKQDKEQQEKHVEKKDMDQLLEEHAGALLMFSGELEDVSREDFHEVFSGHGRIKWVDFTRGAKEGTLLFDGNAKEAFEKAKEANDGELKVKNNVVTWKFLEGEEEKEVLKKIIEAQQETLSRSKGRGGRGKFGGRGGRGGRRGRGGRDQGKTQYQGKKTKFDSDDEEAPAAQKRELEEADGPAAKVAKTENGS; this is encoded by the exons ATGTCTGAAGAAATGTCTCCAATTGAACTGAAAGTGGCTCGACAAATCGAG TACTACTTTGGGGATCACAATCTTCCAAGAGACAAGTTTCTCAAAGAACAACTTCAGCTTGATGATGGATGGGTGCCTTTGGTGACTATGCTGAAATTTAACAG ACTGAAATCTATAACCTCCAACATCATAATTTCCGCTCTCCAGAAATCCAAAAGTGGCCTTTTGGAAATCAGTGAGGACAAGACTAAAATCAGGAGGTCTCTAGAAAAACCTTTACCTGAAATCAACGACGAGTACAAAGATGCTCTTAAACACAAATCTGTGTACATG AAAGGTTTTCCCTTGGGAACCACCCTTGATGAGATCCAGGAGTggttgaatacaaaaggcaatgTTGAAAACATTCAAATGAGAAAAGACATGGAGAGACAGTTCAAG GGATCGGTGTTCATCTGTTTTGACACGGAAGAATCATCCAAGCAGTTCCTTGAACGTTCAGACATCAAAACATTCAAAGACAATGAGTTGCTTGTGCTAACAAG GGAAGCCTACCACGCAAAGAAAGCAGAAGAGCGAAAACAACATAAGGCAGAGACAAAAGCAAAAGTGAAACA GGATAAAGAACAGCAAGAGAAGCATGTGGAAAAGAAAGATATG GATCAACTTTTGGAAGAACACGCAGGTGCCTTGTTAATGTTCTCTGGAGAGCTGGAAGATGTTTCCAGAGAGGACTTCCATGAAGTGTTTTCAGGGCATGGACGAATCAAGTGGGTTGATTTTACAAGAGGTGCTAAAGAG GGCACCCTCCTCTTCGACGGAAATGCAAAGGAAGCATTTGAGAAGGCCAAAGAAGCAAATGACGGGGAGCTTAAAGTCAAGAATAACGTTGTTACATGGAAGTTTCTTGAAGGAGAAGAGGAAAAAGAGGTCCTAAAGAAGATCATCGAAGCGCAACAAGAAACACTCAGTCGGAGCAAAGGAAGAG GAGGCAGAGGAAAATTCGGTGGCAGAGGGGGAAGGGGTGGTCGCAGAGGAAGAGGGGGAAGAGATCAAGGTAAAACTCAATACCAGGGCAAGAAGACGAAATTCGATAGCGACGACGAGGAAG CTCCCGCTGCTCAAAAGAGAGAACTTGAAGAAGCTGATGGGCCTGCTGCAAAGGTGGCCAAAACGGAAAATGGATCCTAA
- the mettl5 gene encoding rRNA N6-adenosine-methyltransferase METTL5 isoform X1, whose amino-acid sequence MRLQEKTKCKLSLYISFYVNVRIQQLTGMKLKELESCLQEVDTFEQPKILLEQYPTSAHIAACMLYTIHNTFDDIEAKLVADLGCGCGVLSIGAAMLEAGLCVGFDIDDDALDIFKRNVEEFELSNVDLVQCDLCLLMAEDYRSSFDTVIMNPPFGTKHNQGMDMKFLRAAITMAKTAVYSLHKTSTREHIQKKANDWGVKMEVIAELRYDLPASYKFHKKKSVDIQVDFLRFSKA is encoded by the exons ATGCGTTTGCAggaaaaaactaaatgtaaactatCGCTTTACATTTCTTTCTATGTCAACGTTAGGATTCAACAGTTGACCGGGATGAAACTTAAAGAGTTGGAAAGTTGTCTACAagaagtagatacatttgaacagCCTAAAATCCTTCTGGAGCAGTATCCAACTAGTGCACATATTGCTG CGTGTATGTTATACACGATACACAACACGTTCGATGACATTGAGGCCAAACTCGTGGCAGATCTGGGATGTGGCTGTGGAGTTCTCAGCATCGGGgcggcaatgcttgaagcagg GTTATGTGTTGGCTTCGATATTGACGACGACGCACTTGacattttcaaaagaaatgTGGAAGAATTTGAGCTTTCCAACGTTGATCTGGTCCAGTGTGATTTGTGTTTACTGATGGCAGAAGACTATAGGAGCAGCTTTGACACGGTCATCATGAATCCACCATTTGGAACAAAACATAACCAGG GTATGGACATGAAGTTTTTACGAGCTGCTATAACAATGGCAAAGACTGCAGTTTATTCACTCCATAAAACATCAACACGGGAG CACATACAGAAGAAGGCCAATGATTGGGGAGTGAAGATGGAAGTCATTGCAG AACTGAGATACGACTTGCCGGCTTCTTACaagtttcacaaaaagaaatcg GTCGACATTCAGGTGGACTTCCTACGGTTTTCCAAAGCCTGA
- the mettl5 gene encoding rRNA N6-adenosine-methyltransferase METTL5 isoform X2, which yields MKLKELESCLQEVDTFEQPKILLEQYPTSAHIAACMLYTIHNTFDDIEAKLVADLGCGCGVLSIGAAMLEAGLCVGFDIDDDALDIFKRNVEEFELSNVDLVQCDLCLLMAEDYRSSFDTVIMNPPFGTKHNQGMDMKFLRAAITMAKTAVYSLHKTSTREHIQKKANDWGVKMEVIAELRYDLPASYKFHKKKSVGVIAFHSLFRSGQLLNRHIGTANLLRMVYLQCAVKTPK from the exons ATGAAACTTAAAGAGTTGGAAAGTTGTCTACAagaagtagatacatttgaacagCCTAAAATCCTTCTGGAGCAGTATCCAACTAGTGCACATATTGCTG CGTGTATGTTATACACGATACACAACACGTTCGATGACATTGAGGCCAAACTCGTGGCAGATCTGGGATGTGGCTGTGGAGTTCTCAGCATCGGGgcggcaatgcttgaagcagg GTTATGTGTTGGCTTCGATATTGACGACGACGCACTTGacattttcaaaagaaatgTGGAAGAATTTGAGCTTTCCAACGTTGATCTGGTCCAGTGTGATTTGTGTTTACTGATGGCAGAAGACTATAGGAGCAGCTTTGACACGGTCATCATGAATCCACCATTTGGAACAAAACATAACCAGG GTATGGACATGAAGTTTTTACGAGCTGCTATAACAATGGCAAAGACTGCAGTTTATTCACTCCATAAAACATCAACACGGGAG CACATACAGAAGAAGGCCAATGATTGGGGAGTGAAGATGGAAGTCATTGCAG AACTGAGATACGACTTGCCGGCTTCTTACaagtttcacaaaaagaaatcggTGGGTGTCATTGCTTTTCACTCCCTTTTCCGATCTGGACAGCTGCTGAACAGGCACATTGGAACTGCTAACTTGTTACGCATGGTTTATTTGCAATGCGCAGTGAAAACGCCAAAATAG